In one window of Methanococcoides methylutens DNA:
- a CDS encoding MutS2 family protein, protein MKGLQDIPRIGEKMAKRFEEHFGSEDAALEAILGGDIAGISEVEGVGQRYAISLVHEVRAQFEGVTMNDFLKTKEGVDIYERLLDIIKQFSHTKYAKDKLHVYIPYPESKRDKIEEVRTATAGYMETARIMGDNEDLLSLLSCIKTLECKCPVPKIRDRAILTTDSKQYQVAKQIYGELMDVQLVKGGGEFVDVARGYSHVVAADDKCMAFDLPEDIDPEFLMDVQKVDMWYMVPELEVAFFAKNLVSLESTIQMAQMLRASGIGFVGEIGDNDLEDLKSTLSLIDGSGDVKAGSDIAIDRLVLISDKVDECVSEVISGANTTLDSCLEQSKLTLSGQDMLKVMNGKIEIKDLLEKELYHSYNSVVKDAKARLVNELCLEKGELLLLESFFPEEISHPLEVQQEHLYAFKQQIANQIKRKKVQHKRNIAKALSRYHDIAQKMVREALDFDVGFSIGCFAREFDLQMPDLIESCGIAFEDATNLFIKTRHGSVVPIDYSVGGTTRDPDGSKSGVVLLSGVNSGGKTSMLELVAQCIILAHMGFPTPAKYLEIGLTEGFYYFGKSKGTLDAGAFETTLVDFSVVANNSPKIVLADELESITEPGASAKIIGGILEVLSENSNSMSIFVSHLSELILENTECPVRVDGIEASGLDKDLNLIVERTPRYNYVAKSTPELIVERLSRRSDGIEQEFYRKLKEKFQ, encoded by the coding sequence ATGAAAGGTCTACAGGATATTCCGCGTATAGGGGAGAAGATGGCGAAGAGGTTTGAAGAGCATTTTGGCAGTGAAGATGCTGCTCTTGAAGCTATTCTGGGTGGGGATATTGCAGGTATATCCGAAGTTGAAGGTGTCGGTCAGCGTTATGCTATCTCCCTGGTGCATGAGGTTCGGGCGCAGTTCGAAGGGGTTACTATGAACGATTTTCTAAAGACAAAAGAGGGTGTTGATATCTATGAACGTCTTCTTGATATCATTAAGCAGTTCAGTCATACAAAGTATGCAAAGGACAAGCTGCATGTCTATATACCCTATCCGGAAAGTAAAAGAGATAAGATCGAGGAAGTACGCACGGCTACAGCAGGCTACATGGAAACAGCTCGCATAATGGGTGACAATGAGGACCTGTTGTCCCTGCTGTCATGTATCAAGACACTTGAATGTAAATGTCCGGTCCCGAAGATACGTGATCGTGCCATATTGACGACCGACAGCAAACAGTATCAGGTCGCAAAGCAGATCTATGGTGAACTGATGGACGTCCAGCTTGTCAAGGGGGGCGGGGAATTTGTGGATGTCGCAAGAGGTTATTCACATGTTGTGGCAGCAGATGATAAATGCATGGCTTTCGATCTTCCTGAAGACATTGATCCTGAATTTCTAATGGATGTTCAGAAAGTTGATATGTGGTATATGGTCCCTGAACTTGAGGTCGCATTCTTCGCAAAGAATCTCGTTTCTCTTGAAAGTACTATCCAAATGGCACAGATGTTGCGTGCATCAGGGATCGGCTTTGTGGGGGAGATCGGGGACAATGACCTTGAGGATCTCAAAAGCACACTTTCTCTTATTGATGGTAGCGGGGATGTGAAAGCCGGGTCAGATATTGCTATCGATCGCCTTGTTCTTATCTCTGATAAGGTAGATGAATGTGTTTCGGAAGTAATATCCGGTGCAAACACAACCCTTGATTCATGTCTTGAACAAAGTAAACTTACTCTCAGCGGACAGGATATGCTGAAGGTCATGAATGGTAAAATAGAGATAAAGGACCTGCTTGAAAAGGAGCTTTACCATTCCTATAATTCTGTTGTAAAGGATGCAAAGGCTAGGCTTGTAAATGAACTTTGTCTTGAGAAAGGTGAGTTATTGCTTCTGGAATCCTTTTTCCCCGAAGAGATCTCACATCCACTGGAAGTGCAGCAGGAACACCTTTATGCTTTCAAGCAGCAGATCGCCAACCAGATAAAGAGGAAGAAGGTCCAGCACAAACGCAATATTGCAAAGGCACTTTCCAGGTATCACGATATTGCACAAAAAATGGTGCGTGAAGCCCTGGATTTCGATGTTGGTTTTTCCATAGGTTGTTTTGCCAGGGAGTTCGATCTCCAGATGCCGGACCTGATCGAAAGTTGCGGTATTGCATTTGAAGATGCTACGAACCTTTTCATAAAAACACGGCATGGTTCAGTGGTACCTATTGATTATTCAGTTGGAGGGACTACACGCGATCCCGATGGGAGCAAAAGCGGCGTTGTATTATTGAGTGGTGTGAATTCCGGTGGTAAGACCTCTATGCTCGAGTTGGTGGCACAATGTATAATTCTGGCTCACATGGGTTTCCCGACTCCTGCAAAGTATCTTGAGATCGGTCTTACAGAAGGCTTCTATTATTTTGGAAAATCCAAGGGAACATTGGATGCAGGTGCATTTGAAACTACACTTGTTGATTTTTCGGTAGTTGCTAACAACTCTCCCAAGATCGTGCTTGCGGATGAACTTGAATCCATTACTGAGCCGGGTGCTTCTGCAAAGATCATAGGTGGTATTCTTGAGGTCCTTTCAGAGAACAGCAATAGTATGTCTATATTCGTATCACATCTTTCGGAGCTTATTCTTGAGAATACAGAATGCCCTGTGCGTGTTGATGGAATTGAAGCAAGTGGTCTTGACAAGGACCTTAATTTGATCGTGGAGAGGACTCCAAGATACAATTATGTGGCAAAGAGCACGCCTGAGCTCATAGTTGAAAGACTCTCAAGAAGGTCTGATGGCATTGAACAAGAGTTCTATAGGAAATTAAAAGAAAAGTTCCAGTAA
- a CDS encoding helix-hairpin-helix domain-containing protein encodes MKLLSSGTKYDSCNQSAVCHAFGPDGRCIQLYKTLLSNSCSGECAYCPNRCERDTMRATISPEEIAKITWSFYRRNAIEGLFLSSGIMGDAEQTSQKQLEVVELLRGQGFKGYINIRVMPGTPKYLLEQIAEHANKFGVNAETTNSINYSEICPNFDYKNDVLQRLKWTKDLIQKKRKEYSGMGRLVGANDTQFVVGAVSESDKDIVRTVDKFMDKYELRRPYFMSFDPVPDTPLEDGTPSPKWREQRLYQMSFLLKDYGLNANDFDDIYDEYGFLGNSDPKVMLAQSQPDRFPVDINSADMSDLLLVPGIGPISANRIIRTRPIASEQELARMGVVVTHARPYISINGSGQSNLASFMGACS; translated from the coding sequence ATGAAATTACTCTCCTCAGGAACTAAATATGACAGTTGCAACCAGAGTGCAGTCTGCCATGCGTTCGGTCCCGATGGAAGATGCATACAACTTTATAAGACGTTATTATCAAATTCCTGTTCAGGCGAGTGTGCTTATTGCCCTAATCGCTGTGAACGGGATACTATGAGGGCAACAATTTCTCCTGAGGAGATCGCAAAGATCACCTGGTCTTTTTACAGAAGGAACGCTATCGAGGGATTGTTCCTTTCTTCTGGTATAATGGGCGATGCCGAGCAGACTTCGCAGAAGCAACTGGAAGTTGTTGAACTTTTGAGGGGGCAGGGTTTCAAGGGTTACATCAACATACGGGTGATGCCAGGTACTCCCAAATACTTACTTGAGCAGATAGCTGAACATGCAAATAAGTTCGGTGTAAATGCAGAGACCACAAATTCAATTAACTATTCGGAGATCTGCCCGAATTTTGATTACAAGAACGATGTTCTCCAGAGACTCAAATGGACAAAGGACCTCATACAAAAGAAGAGGAAAGAATATTCCGGGATGGGCAGGTTGGTCGGGGCTAACGATACCCAGTTCGTGGTTGGTGCGGTGTCGGAATCTGATAAGGATATTGTGAGAACCGTTGATAAGTTCATGGACAAATATGAGCTTCGAAGACCATATTTTATGAGCTTTGACCCTGTTCCTGATACTCCGCTTGAGGACGGTACCCCCTCACCGAAATGGCGTGAACAGAGATTGTATCAAATGTCTTTCCTGCTGAAAGATTATGGGTTAAATGCAAATGATTTTGATGATATCTATGATGAATATGGTTTTCTTGGAAATTCTGATCCTAAAGTAATGCTCGCACAATCGCAACCTGATCGATTCCCGGTGGACATCAATTCTGCGGACATGTCCGATCTGCTTCTGGTACCCGGTATCGGTCCGATAAGTGCGAACAGGATAATACGTACACGGCCCATAGCTTCTGAACAGGAACTCGCACGTATGGGTGTTGTTGTTACTCATGCAAGGCCCTATATATCGATAAATGGTTCAGGCCAGTCAAATCTGGCATCTTTCATGGGGGCATGTTCATGA
- a CDS encoding ArsR family transcriptional regulator: protein MSQLDNKVFHALGSDTRVRMLELLDEGEKHISELARMLGISVPVAAKHVKILEEADLVERKIFGKTHVLKPNRENIYLAMNVFAPTKSIEVEKGTTLLDALRGVAAIKVQKKGDREVIVSTDGEEGLYVYEINGEFSEKSVQNCVLDEDTTIEWKKLEPVTKIKLDIHVKE from the coding sequence ATGAGTCAGTTAGATAATAAAGTATTCCATGCCCTGGGAAGCGATACACGTGTCAGGATGCTTGAATTGCTTGATGAAGGGGAGAAGCACATCTCTGAACTTGCCAGAATGTTAGGTATTTCCGTGCCTGTGGCTGCAAAACATGTTAAGATACTGGAAGAGGCTGACCTTGTTGAGCGAAAGATCTTCGGTAAAACACATGTTCTGAAGCCAAACAGGGAGAATATCTACCTTGCTATGAATGTGTTCGCACCTACAAAATCAATAGAGGTAGAAAAAGGTACAACGTTACTTGACGCTCTTCGAGGGGTTGCGGCCATCAAAGTCCAGAAGAAAGGTGACCGTGAAGTTATCGTTTCGACAGATGGCGAAGAAGGTCTTTATGTCTATGAGATAAACGGTGAGTTCTCAGAAAAATCTGTTCAGAACTGTGTTCTTGATGAAGACACGACAATAGAATGGAAGAAGCTGGAACCTGTCACAAAGATCAAACTTGACATACATGTGAAGGAATAA
- a CDS encoding sugar phosphate isomerase/epimerase family protein produces the protein MIGVSSFAFHELPLSEALEKIEPIADCAEIFSEGAHDLFREEELAYSYDLKYTVHAPSTDMNLSSLREPIRLAAIGLAKGMADICNELDSDVLVVHPGYFSYPVDMVHAQRAFERSIVDLEDISRDTGVMMCIENMPKWDCFLLRNPDLDLGGNGFTLDIGHANTLGNLNDFLEMGDSISHFHLHDNNGAIDEHLFIGGGNIDFPSFSDLLNKNKAIKVIENKCEEDVLKSLEALHLMGIK, from the coding sequence ATGATAGGCGTATCATCCTTTGCTTTTCACGAGCTCCCACTTTCGGAGGCACTGGAAAAAATAGAACCAATTGCAGATTGTGCCGAGATCTTTTCTGAAGGGGCACATGATCTTTTCCGTGAGGAAGAACTGGCATATTCCTATGACTTGAAATACACTGTTCATGCCCCAAGTACTGATATGAACCTGTCCAGCCTGAGAGAACCTATACGCCTTGCAGCCATTGGTCTGGCCAAAGGGATGGCTGACATATGCAATGAGCTGGATTCTGATGTTCTGGTTGTTCATCCCGGATATTTTTCTTATCCTGTGGATATGGTGCATGCACAGAGGGCATTTGAGAGGTCAATTGTTGATCTTGAGGATATATCAAGGGATACGGGTGTCATGATGTGTATTGAGAACATGCCAAAATGGGATTGCTTTTTGCTCAGGAATCCGGATCTTGATCTGGGAGGTAATGGTTTCACTTTGGATATCGGGCATGCGAATACACTGGGAAACCTGAATGATTTCCTTGAAATGGGGGACTCTATTTCACATTTTCACTTACACGACAACAATGGGGCAATTGATGAGCATCTCTTTATTGGTGGGGGGAATATTGATTTTCCATCATTTTCAGATTTGCTTAACAAAAATAAAGCGATTAAGGTCATAGAAAATAAGTGTGAAGAGGATGTTCTCAAAAGTTTGGAAGCACTTCATCTAATGGGTATTAAATGA
- a CDS encoding DUF7289 family protein gives MVIALFRDRQAVTAVVSVLLILVVLTTFVTAIRAYYIPALAAEHEIDHMQEVHKSFTEFAAKACSDTSSGVVHMPLGDGGLPFYSSLSSSGMMTLDPGGSSINISLENISEVSKDVDGVTTIHNITNVSSLRMWTDNLEPGEYTVFINNNTENRTSIFVDPDGGLRTETFANNSTLLPINLRYGGSSNSLILGNTFGMDLLNMNQSEFPVILNNTYNNHTGPSPFSLTFNGSFQVTYTPVNETLNISTGYFKYRASNNYWIDQELIFENGAVILKQGRNSEIRSYPFISFENNGSLLHMSVFNITGKKSSISGNGNSIVNLRVVGAVDYFYSNVSNTSMEISSEQADAWNKFFISMANDTRIEDDTVYSSFHNRTVWITTRQVEVILP, from the coding sequence ATGGTAATTGCTTTGTTCCGTGACCGTCAGGCAGTAACAGCAGTGGTATCAGTACTTCTTATTCTGGTGGTTCTCACAACCTTTGTTACGGCCATACGCGCTTATTATATTCCTGCTCTTGCTGCAGAGCACGAGATCGATCACATGCAGGAGGTCCACAAGAGCTTTACTGAATTCGCTGCCAAAGCATGTTCGGATACTTCAAGCGGTGTTGTCCATATGCCCCTTGGAGATGGCGGTTTGCCTTTCTATTCATCACTTTCTTCAAGCGGTATGATGACTCTGGACCCAGGTGGTAGTAGCATCAATATATCCCTGGAAAATATCTCTGAGGTCAGTAAGGATGTTGATGGTGTCACTACTATCCACAATATCACCAATGTCTCGTCCTTAAGGATGTGGACCGATAATCTGGAACCGGGTGAGTATACGGTCTTTATCAATAATAATACTGAGAACAGGACTTCAATATTTGTGGATCCGGACGGTGGCCTGAGAACTGAAACATTTGCTAATAATTCAACCCTTCTTCCGATTAACTTAAGGTACGGAGGTTCGTCTAACTCCCTGATACTCGGAAATACGTTTGGTATGGATCTTTTGAATATGAACCAATCTGAATTTCCTGTGATACTGAACAACACTTACAACAACCACACTGGTCCTTCTCCTTTCTCTTTAACTTTCAACGGATCCTTTCAGGTAACTTACACACCGGTAAACGAAACGTTGAACATAAGTACAGGATATTTCAAATACCGGGCATCTAACAATTATTGGATCGATCAGGAGCTGATCTTTGAGAATGGTGCAGTAATACTGAAACAAGGTCGTAATTCGGAGATAAGATCCTATCCTTTCATATCGTTTGAGAACAATGGTTCTTTACTCCATATGTCTGTCTTTAATATTACCGGTAAAAAATCCAGTATTAGTGGAAATGGGAATTCGATCGTAAATCTTCGAGTTGTTGGGGCTGTGGATTATTTTTATTCCAATGTCAGCAACACAAGCATGGAAATAAGTTCAGAACAGGCCGATGCGTGGAACAAATTCTTTATATCAATGGCTAATGATACGAGGATCGAGGATGATACGGTTTATTCATCTTTCCACAATAGGACGGTATGGATAACAACAAGACAGGTCGAGGTAATACTTCCTTGA
- a CDS encoding type IV pilin, producing MVSEIIGEMLKLAIAVALVSLLSIAVYGNMPDERVPYVEIEITNVTSSSADITHVGGDPVHSTYITILVSNSSGTYPEIKLNDRKSIWKMNRTSGSWENDTYMEYWKFGDTLHLNTSLTNITEISVVHPRAVLATAEVRPVW from the coding sequence ATGGTGTCAGAGATAATTGGGGAAATGTTGAAGCTTGCGATAGCAGTAGCGCTGGTATCATTGCTCTCAATAGCAGTATATGGAAACATGCCTGATGAAAGGGTGCCTTATGTTGAGATTGAAATAACTAACGTAACGTCATCTTCGGCCGATATTACGCATGTTGGTGGTGATCCGGTACATTCCACATATATAACAATTCTTGTATCTAATTCCAGTGGGACATACCCTGAAATAAAACTGAATGATAGAAAGTCCATATGGAAGATGAACCGGACTTCGGGATCATGGGAAAATGATACCTATATGGAATACTGGAAGTTCGGCGATACGCTTCACTTGAATACCAGTCTTACGAACATTACAGAGATTTCTGTAGTACACCCCAGAGCAGTTCTTGCAACAGCAGAGGTGAGGCCTGTATGGTAA
- a CDS encoding type II secretion system F family protein — protein sequence MSFISRYVRRYPGKYTDLQMSIRSARMDMHYSTFYEKAVSYGVQTYILMFIFFFLTPYMFLTPYFLILEPYSSIITSDLVLAVVPLVVGVSIFRLYLMYPSFTAKSRKTKIDMVLPYAASFCFGMSKGGSSIYEIFKELMKNPHIYGEIATEASYVVRDVDMMGKDLVTALKNTANVSPSPVFKDFLENLIPMMEGGSNIHHYFEIKTNQYFEHARKTQEMFLKTLELISEVYVVAFVAVPIFLLITLVTIGLLNLEQAPYLFQALYIGLPVGSIALIILLDSISPKEDLGMRYVEKVVLRKSMSIDEEDINENEYATKLKFYNKKKLYKKILKQLKNPLEPILREPLKASVISIPLMLIPFIYLDLGINKQILISAILALFPVAAAYEYKMRTLAKLDKAVPDFLRRLAEINEMGLTLNNAIGMLLKSDIGRLSGEINRVWLDMEWGGEMKDALVRFENRIGTPSLRRAVTLIVNASLVSEDTRDVLLIAAEDAENMLSLRKQRLETSIIYIATVYLAFGTFLYVCYSFSTQFLPSVTSLGGQNLLDVEHIKTTMFNTCGILGFFSGLILGEMAEGSVLHGLKHSILCLLLTYASFTMLMGY from the coding sequence ATGAGTTTTATCAGTCGTTATGTGAGAAGGTATCCTGGCAAATATACTGATCTCCAAATGTCCATCAGGTCTGCAAGGATGGACATGCACTATTCCACTTTTTATGAGAAGGCTGTATCCTATGGAGTTCAGACATATATTCTGATGTTCATTTTTTTCTTTTTGACTCCTTATATGTTCTTAACACCTTATTTTTTAATTTTGGAGCCATACAGTTCGATCATTACTTCTGATCTGGTTTTGGCAGTTGTTCCCCTTGTGGTCGGGGTTTCGATTTTCCGCCTCTATCTAATGTATCCCTCCTTTACGGCAAAATCACGCAAAACAAAGATTGACATGGTTCTTCCCTATGCCGCATCATTCTGCTTTGGAATGAGCAAAGGAGGTTCATCCATATATGAGATATTCAAGGAACTTATGAAGAACCCTCACATTTATGGTGAGATCGCAACAGAGGCATCATATGTTGTCAGGGATGTGGATATGATGGGTAAAGACCTTGTCACTGCACTAAAGAATACTGCAAATGTAAGTCCTTCTCCTGTATTCAAAGACTTTCTGGAAAATTTGATCCCTATGATGGAAGGTGGTAGTAACATCCATCATTATTTTGAAATAAAGACCAATCAGTATTTTGAGCATGCAAGAAAAACTCAGGAGATGTTCCTTAAGACCCTTGAGCTGATCTCGGAGGTCTATGTTGTAGCTTTTGTGGCAGTTCCCATATTCCTTTTAATAACTCTTGTGACGATCGGTTTGCTAAATCTGGAACAGGCACCTTACCTTTTCCAGGCACTTTACATAGGATTGCCAGTAGGCTCTATTGCATTGATAATATTGCTGGATTCCATCTCTCCCAAAGAAGATCTTGGTATGAGGTATGTTGAGAAAGTAGTATTGCGAAAATCAATGTCTATAGATGAAGAAGATATAAATGAAAATGAATATGCAACAAAATTAAAATTCTATAACAAGAAAAAGCTCTATAAGAAAATATTAAAACAACTGAAGAATCCACTGGAGCCGATTCTCAGAGAACCTCTCAAGGCTTCTGTCATAAGTATTCCTTTGATGCTGATACCATTTATCTATCTTGATCTGGGCATCAACAAGCAGATTCTGATCTCGGCAATTCTTGCACTTTTTCCAGTGGCAGCAGCTTATGAATACAAGATGAGGACACTTGCAAAGCTAGATAAAGCGGTTCCTGATTTCCTTCGTCGTCTTGCAGAGATCAACGAAATGGGTCTGACATTGAACAATGCAATAGGCATGCTATTAAAATCGGATATTGGTCGCCTTTCAGGAGAAATAAACAGGGTATGGCTTGATATGGAGTGGGGAGGTGAGATGAAAGATGCGCTGGTACGTTTTGAGAACCGAATAGGCACTCCTTCGCTAAGGCGTGCGGTAACTCTTATTGTAAATGCCAGTCTTGTAAGTGAGGATACAAGGGATGTCCTCCTCATCGCTGCAGAAGATGCTGAGAACATGTTGTCTTTGAGAAAACAAAGGCTTGAAACCAGTATTATTTACATAGCAACTGTATATCTCGCATTTGGAACATTCCTTTATGTCTGCTATTCTTTCTCTACCCAGTTCCTACCTTCTGTTACCAGTCTTGGGGGACAGAATTTGCTTGATGTGGAGCACATAAAGACAACGATGTTCAATACATGTGGCATACTTGGCTTTTTTTCAGGTCTTATACTTGGTGAAATGGCTGAAGGTAGTGTCCTGCATGGATTAAAACATTCCATTCTTTGTTTGTTGTTGACATATGCATCGTTTACTATGCTAATGGGTTATTAA
- a CDS encoding type II/IV secretion system ATPase subunit, which yields MPITKSNISDEKDCPIAEGLLSFNIPEGFDELERYWVDEPYSFVSILYDTIRSDTKYVVVEPKLNRFEKTLLEEVMMMLEDVLSLKGVDNIDELESVDRSELLREKTSGILSEYSKLDTRSFEKIFYYVKRDFVEFGKISAIMRDHSVEDVWCNGVGIPIYVYHSGYGDLPTSIVFSTDDELDSFVMRIAQQARRHLSKSNPILDTVMKDGSRINITYGHDISPLGSSFSIRRQKKVPLTPLDLIAWKSFSAEMMAYFWLCMENRKNILMCGGTATGKTSALNAICMFIPLTIRIVTLEDTREIQLPHENWIPTVTRDGVSSIDAATIDLEDLLRASLRQRPEYLLVGEVRGREAEILFQAMNAGHATCSTFHAGTPKEVINRFTNPPISVPAAMFTALDVICMLSNSYENGAEKRKVSVVAEVTGVGRDVHTKDIFHWDVVADGLNFAGSGVLEDIGRRRGWSAEEIEDILQMRSKFLLKLIERGIRDYDSVVRWINAYCKNPVDTLSLLDGDGSDPMHSILSGNCLLDIDECENEMLVSQGIE from the coding sequence TTGCCTATTACTAAATCGAATATATCCGATGAAAAGGATTGTCCGATAGCTGAGGGCCTTTTATCTTTCAATATACCGGAAGGTTTCGATGAGCTTGAAAGGTACTGGGTGGATGAACCCTATTCATTTGTATCGATCCTGTATGACACAATCCGCAGCGACACAAAATATGTCGTGGTCGAGCCAAAGCTCAACAGGTTCGAGAAGACTCTCCTTGAAGAGGTCATGATGATGCTTGAGGATGTTCTGAGCTTAAAGGGTGTTGACAATATAGATGAGCTTGAGAGTGTCGACAGATCTGAACTTTTGAGAGAAAAAACATCTGGCATCCTTTCGGAGTATTCTAAACTTGATACCAGATCTTTTGAAAAGATATTCTACTATGTAAAACGTGACTTTGTAGAGTTTGGTAAGATCAGTGCTATAATGCGTGATCATAGTGTGGAAGATGTATGGTGCAATGGAGTTGGTATTCCGATCTATGTTTACCATTCCGGTTATGGAGATCTTCCAACGAGCATCGTATTCAGTACGGACGATGAGCTTGATTCTTTTGTCATGCGCATTGCACAACAGGCTCGCAGACATCTGTCCAAGTCCAACCCTATTCTTGATACGGTCATGAAAGATGGGTCTCGTATCAATATAACCTATGGGCATGACATAAGTCCTCTGGGTAGTTCTTTCAGTATACGCAGGCAGAAAAAGGTTCCTCTTACACCCCTGGACCTGATTGCATGGAAATCATTTTCAGCTGAAATGATGGCATATTTCTGGCTCTGTATGGAGAACCGCAAGAACATATTGATGTGTGGTGGAACTGCAACGGGCAAAACATCTGCTCTTAATGCTATCTGTATGTTCATTCCCCTGACCATACGTATTGTGACTCTGGAGGATACGCGTGAGATCCAGCTTCCTCACGAGAACTGGATCCCGACTGTGACCAGGGATGGTGTTTCCAGCATCGATGCTGCAACCATCGACCTGGAAGACCTGCTCCGTGCATCCCTCAGGCAAAGGCCTGAGTATCTCCTTGTCGGGGAAGTAAGGGGCAGGGAGGCCGAGATATTGTTCCAGGCAATGAATGCAGGCCATGCAACCTGTTCGACCTTCCATGCCGGAACGCCCAAAGAGGTCATCAACAGGTTCACGAACCCACCGATCAGCGTGCCTGCTGCAATGTTCACTGCTCTTGATGTGATTTGCATGTTGAGTAATTCCTATGAAAATGGAGCTGAAAAAAGAAAAGTATCAGTGGTTGCAGAGGTTACTGGAGTAGGGAGAGATGTTCATACAAAAGATATCTTCCACTGGGATGTTGTGGCAGATGGTCTCAATTTTGCAGGTTCTGGCGTACTCGAAGATATCGGGAGGCGCAGGGGTTGGAGTGCCGAAGAAATTGAAGATATCCTGCAAATGCGTTCAAAGTTCCTGCTAAAGCTAATTGAACGTGGTATTCGGGACTATGATAGTGTCGTTCGCTGGATCAATGCATATTGTAAAAATCCTGTTGATACGCTATCTCTTTTAGATGGGGATGGTTCCGATCCAATGCATTCCATACTTTCAGGGAATTGCCTTCTGGATATCGATGAATGCGAAAACGAAATGCTGGTCTCACAGGGGATAGAATGA
- a CDS encoding type IV pilin, with amino-acid sequence MDGSRSFSREDKGVSPVIGVMLMIVVTVILAAAVSSFSGSISQKDTIPQATFRISASYSEQSITIEHLGGDPIIEDFVKFEITSGRPKMSNYVERENVTFYSSSSSAFAPSVLGPGNVAKISFETEDTDKHADIARQWIYIGTPFQVSIVDRETDQAIYSTQIVMQP; translated from the coding sequence ATGGATGGATCTAGATCATTTAGCCGTGAAGATAAGGGTGTAAGTCCCGTTATCGGTGTCATGCTTATGATAGTTGTTACTGTCATTCTGGCAGCAGCAGTAAGTTCTTTCTCAGGAAGTATATCTCAAAAAGATACAATACCCCAGGCAACTTTCAGGATTTCTGCTTCGTATTCTGAACAGAGCATTACAATTGAACATCTGGGCGGGGACCCAATAATCGAAGATTTCGTGAAGTTCGAAATAACTTCTGGGAGGCCTAAAATGTCCAATTATGTGGAGAGGGAGAATGTAACTTTCTATTCTTCATCATCTTCGGCCTTCGCACCTTCAGTATTGGGTCCTGGTAATGTTGCAAAGATCAGTTTTGAAACAGAGGACACAGACAAACATGCTGATATTGCGCGTCAGTGGATATATATTGGCACTCCCTTCCAGGTTTCAATAGTTGATCGTGAAACCGATCAGGCAATATATTCAACACAGATCGTAATGCAACCCTAA
- a CDS encoding type IV pilin N-terminal domain-containing protein, translating to MIRKMNIISDSRAVSPVIGVMLMVVVTVVLAAAVSSSSQGILDGVEQAPSAVFSVEIVKNINSNMGSSGNMSYMSIRHISGDSIDTADIKIVTINPQARGDTKMMEILPNVNNTHTPFYTGAMPMWNRGDLINDDSEGIFFGDYTLEPGSSMLADEYSNYNPDAKWVPDEGKYENADADEINPENDRITGMQAMFADWYSLESGDYVNVKIVHNPSQKVIFDSDVRVI from the coding sequence ATGATCAGAAAAATGAATATTATAAGTGATTCCAGAGCAGTTTCGCCAGTTATTGGTGTCATGCTTATGGTAGTTGTTACTGTAGTTCTGGCTGCTGCAGTAAGTTCTTCTTCACAGGGAATTCTTGACGGAGTAGAACAGGCTCCTTCTGCTGTATTTAGCGTTGAGATCGTTAAAAATATAAACAGCAACATGGGTAGTTCTGGCAATATGTCCTATATGTCCATAAGGCACATTTCAGGTGATTCGATTGATACTGCAGACATAAAAATAGTTACCATTAATCCCCAAGCGCGTGGTGACACAAAGATGATGGAAATTCTTCCCAATGTAAATAATACACACACTCCATTTTATACTGGTGCAATGCCCATGTGGAATCGGGGAGATCTCATCAATGATGACTCAGAAGGTATATTCTTTGGTGACTATACACTAGAACCTGGTAGTAGCATGCTTGCTGATGAATATTCTAATTATAATCCCGATGCAAAATGGGTTCCAGATGAGGGGAAGTATGAGAACGCGGATGCTGATGAAATAAATCCTGAAAATGATCGCATAACAGGTATGCAGGCCATGTTTGCAGATTGGTATAGTCTTGAAAGTGGTGACTACGTCAATGTTAAAATCGTTCACAATCCAAGTCAGAAAGTGATCTTTGACTCAGATGTAAGGGTGATCTGA